Proteins encoded within one genomic window of Streptomyces sp. NBC_01314:
- a CDS encoding cutinase family protein yields MRIRLCLAALSLAGGAGLATVSVPAATAAACTDIDVVAARGTFEPGTLGFIVGDPVFSALQKKITGKSLSSYKVNYPADLSLTSAAQGNADLVNHVRSQASACPNQRFILVGYSQGANVVDNSIGISSAGAVVGSPIVATIPAALEPRVSAVLLFGNPIRAIGKSVTGTYQSRTIDFCAAGDPVCENGGGDTGAHLSYRANADAAAAFAATKV; encoded by the coding sequence ATGCGTATCCGCTTATGTCTCGCCGCGCTCTCGCTGGCCGGCGGGGCCGGACTGGCCACCGTCTCGGTACCCGCGGCCACGGCCGCGGCCTGCACGGACATCGACGTCGTCGCGGCTCGCGGCACGTTCGAGCCGGGCACGCTCGGCTTCATCGTCGGCGACCCCGTGTTTTCCGCACTGCAGAAGAAAATCACGGGCAAATCCCTCTCCAGCTACAAGGTGAACTACCCTGCGGACCTTTCTCTCACCTCGGCCGCGCAGGGCAACGCGGACCTGGTGAACCACGTCAGGAGTCAGGCATCCGCCTGTCCGAACCAGCGTTTCATTCTCGTCGGCTATTCGCAGGGCGCGAATGTCGTCGACAACTCCATCGGCATCAGCAGCGCCGGCGCGGTGGTCGGCAGCCCCATCGTGGCCACCATTCCCGCCGCGCTCGAACCCCGGGTCTCCGCGGTGCTGCTGTTCGGCAACCCGATCCGGGCCATCGGCAAGAGCGTCACCGGCACCTACCAGAGCCGCACCATCGACTTCTGTGCGGCCGGTGACCCGGTCTGCGAGAACGGTGGGGGCGACACGGGCGCGCACCTGAGCTACCGGGCGAACGCGGACGCGGCGGCGGCCTTCGCCGCGACCAAGGTCTGA
- a CDS encoding PucR family transcriptional regulator produces the protein MAAPTPPHGVPDGPGAAPVPPELAKLLRDQLEDVADQVEEEVCRQVPEYASRSVDGASRALLRSGVVQALTLFVDHIADPRGRGDSITAIYHELGRGEALEGHSLETLQSALRVGGLHAWRLLGRTTEELGLDSSVMAGLGELAFRTVHEVAEAAAAGYAQGQLRSTDELERRRGRLLALLLGGRPVLPEAVRDLANGAQWSVPTHVAVVVLAASPDQREERPLAAAGALVDMESRPPRMLVPDPDGSGGFGGRAFTLALRGRPAAIGPSVPLTEAASSLRWATRALGLMGRGILPRQGVVRCADHLSTLLLHSDEPMLAQLRSRVLAPLDSVAEGPRGRLAETLLAWLLGGSNVPDVAARLHIHPQTVRYRLRQLEKLFGEALHDPGARLDLILALRSEAPRDDDTFTA, from the coding sequence TTGGCTGCTCCCACCCCGCCGCACGGCGTACCGGACGGTCCCGGCGCCGCCCCTGTGCCACCCGAACTGGCCAAACTGCTGCGCGACCAGTTGGAGGATGTTGCCGACCAGGTGGAGGAGGAGGTGTGCAGACAGGTCCCGGAATACGCCTCCCGGTCGGTTGACGGAGCGAGCCGCGCACTGCTCAGATCGGGGGTCGTGCAGGCGCTCACCCTGTTCGTCGACCACATCGCCGACCCGCGCGGCCGGGGAGACTCGATCACCGCGATCTACCACGAGCTGGGGCGTGGCGAGGCGCTGGAGGGCCACAGCCTCGAAACGCTGCAGTCCGCGCTGCGGGTCGGGGGGCTGCACGCCTGGCGGCTGCTGGGCCGCACGACGGAGGAACTCGGGTTGGACTCCTCGGTCATGGCCGGGCTGGGTGAACTGGCGTTCCGGACGGTGCACGAGGTGGCCGAGGCCGCGGCGGCGGGGTACGCGCAGGGGCAGCTGCGCAGCACGGACGAGCTGGAACGGCGCCGGGGGCGGCTGCTCGCCCTGTTGCTGGGCGGGAGGCCGGTGTTGCCGGAGGCGGTGCGTGACCTGGCGAACGGCGCCCAGTGGTCCGTGCCGACGCACGTCGCGGTCGTCGTCCTCGCGGCCTCGCCCGACCAGCGGGAGGAGCGGCCGTTGGCCGCCGCCGGGGCGCTGGTGGACATGGAGTCCCGGCCACCACGGATGCTCGTGCCCGACCCGGACGGCTCGGGCGGCTTCGGCGGCCGGGCGTTCACGCTCGCGCTGCGGGGGCGGCCGGCGGCGATCGGGCCTTCGGTTCCGCTCACGGAGGCCGCCAGTTCGCTGCGCTGGGCCACCCGTGCGCTCGGGTTGATGGGGCGTGGCATCCTGCCGCGGCAGGGCGTGGTGCGCTGCGCCGACCATCTGTCGACGCTGCTGCTGCACAGCGACGAACCGATGCTCGCCCAACTGCGGTCCCGGGTGCTGGCCCCGCTGGACTCGGTCGCGGAGGGGCCGCGCGGCCGGCTCGCCGAGACGCTCCTGGCGTGGCTGCTCGGCGGCAGCAACGTGCCCGATGTCGCCGCCCGTCTCCACATCCACCCGCAGACGGTCCGCTACCGCCTGCGCCAGCTGGAGAAGCTCTTCGGCGAGGCCCTGCACGACCCCGGCGCCCGCCTGGACCTCATCCTCGCGCTGCGCTCGGAGGCACCGCGGGACGACGACACGTTCACCGCATAA
- a CDS encoding alpha/beta hydrolase produces MPDHTDRTDRTDRSSGLSRRSVTGLAATTALTALFGAATTGTAGAATTRRTTTSRTDHRRAATAAASPAASGAPSVIRLGPRTLDVSLPSAALGRNAPVRLILPSSFDARPARTYPVLYLLHGAHDDHTSWTRETDIEAFTAGRELIVAMPDAGPTGIPTAWRGGPDYETFQVGEVPALLARDYRASGVRVVAGVSTGGYGAMAHAARHPGTFAAAASYSGILDTTAPGVPTLMDAIVARENLAALSLWGHPILDLLTWRNFNPRSRAAGLRGTALYVSSGSGVAGGMGDWLPEALESLLWPSAHAFTDTLALLRVPVTTHFYAGGGHSWAYWKREFTASWPMLAGALGVPA; encoded by the coding sequence ATGCCCGACCACACCGACCGTACCGACCGCACCGACCGCAGCTCCGGATTGTCCCGACGCTCCGTCACCGGATTGGCGGCCACCACCGCCCTGACCGCCCTCTTCGGCGCCGCGACCACCGGCACGGCCGGGGCAGCCACCACCCGGCGGACCACCACCAGCCGCACCGACCACCGCCGGGCAGCCACCGCAGCCGCCTCGCCGGCCGCCTCCGGCGCTCCCTCCGTCATCCGCCTCGGCCCCCGCACCCTCGACGTCTCCCTCCCCTCCGCCGCCCTGGGACGGAACGCCCCGGTCCGGCTGATCCTCCCCTCCTCGTTCGACGCGCGGCCCGCCCGGACGTACCCCGTGCTGTATCTGCTCCACGGCGCCCACGACGACCACACGTCATGGACCCGGGAGACGGACATCGAGGCGTTCACGGCGGGCCGCGAGCTGATCGTGGCGATGCCGGACGCGGGGCCGACCGGCATTCCCACCGCCTGGCGGGGCGGCCCGGACTACGAGACGTTCCAGGTCGGCGAGGTCCCGGCGCTGCTCGCCCGCGACTACCGGGCGTCCGGGGTCCGGGTGGTCGCCGGGGTCTCCACCGGCGGCTACGGGGCGATGGCGCACGCGGCACGGCACCCGGGGACGTTCGCGGCGGCGGCCTCGTACAGCGGCATCCTCGACACGACGGCACCCGGGGTGCCGACCCTGATGGACGCCATCGTGGCCCGCGAGAACCTGGCGGCCCTGTCGCTGTGGGGCCACCCGATCCTGGACCTGCTCACCTGGCGAAACTTCAATCCGCGTTCCCGCGCGGCGGGGCTGCGCGGCACCGCCCTGTACGTGTCGAGCGGCAGCGGAGTGGCCGGCGGCATGGGCGACTGGCTCCCCGAGGCGCTGGAGAGCCTGCTGTGGCCGTCCGCCCACGCGTTCACGGACACGCTCGCGCTGCTGCGGGTCCCGGTGACCACCCACTTCTACGCGGGGGGTGGGCACAGTTGGGCCTACTGGAAGCGGGAGTTCACCGCGTCGTGGCCGATGCTCGCCGGTGCGCTGGGGGTGCCGGCGTGA
- a CDS encoding acyltransferase domain-containing protein — translation MRVVADDEGGPRRPVGGGGGGGEERLVRRLIAEQVAAWSGGAAGDVPMDRPLADLGMSSRDAVVLAGELSRATGRELPATLLWEASTGDALVARLCGAETAVAPVAAPPRESPTLGEPVAVVGVGCRLPGGVHGPAEYWRLLREGADAIRRVPEDRWRDFTAYPPADALPYGGYLDDIAGFDADFFRVTPREAAVMDPQQRILLEVVQEALDHAAVPAASLAGSATGVFVGVSAPEYGQLTGADPAAVDPWAPAGGALSVAAGRLAYVLDTRGPSMAVDTACSSSLVAVHQACVSLRTGESDLAIAAGVNLLLSPTVTVAFRRAGALAPDGRCKPFSAAADGIGRGEGCAAVLLKRLSDAERDGDRVLAVVRATAVNSDGRSNGLLAPNPAAQQALLSTAYARAGLDPTHIDHVEAHGTGTPLGDPIEAGALGAVLGTGRDPDQPLLLGSVKGNLGHLESAAGIAGLVKTVLALHHDLIPPSLHCAEGSALEDDVRLRVVTEAEPWPRYGGTATAGVSGFGFGGTNAHAVLEEWRPGAPLPPQAGEPPARLHLLSDIDTARVRDTAARLADWLGTAEGDAVRPADVARTLAGRAGRGPVRAAIVAGDRAELVDGLGALSRKSPHARVVVGDRDLVGRGPVWVFSGYGSQWSGMGRRLLAEEPAFAAAVEKLDAQLAPECGLSLYDHLATGGRLDRLEVAQPVLFGFQMALAELWRAHGVEPVAVIGHSLGEVAAAVCAGALEVSDAARVVAVRSRLLSGLRGGAMAVVDLEDGELDALERDFPGVYVAVHSSPGQKVVTGEEEAVARLVNRLEGEGRAARAMRVAGAGHSPQVDPLLDELAAELADIRGGLPRVPVYSTVLDDPRGDCVFDAAHWAANLRRPVRLDRAVAAAVADGHTAFVELSPHPVLTRAITDTAPGTLALGTLHRDADTSADFLTQVGTLHTAGYRLPLPPGRVIDLPGPRWRHVRHWWTDGRAGVTAPESSTAWTEGRREPGRDPVTAGDRMVSGRHMPEADRTAAGSHADAEGHAGEGGHAREASPGPADSRGPEGWSAADDTSVSARLCHHIAAVTGHPPTRITPATAFAELGLDSLMAVRIRTALEREFDIELPLRDLLGAATVEDTTARIQRALPGETASAGNGRRAVPTKATSAEGLQAQPTHPAPAGATRVPPPARSQDEASPSPAQRAVDMDALPQAPLAIGEDTRARAEETSREDSLPQPHRTPGPHSPLRPLRTSGPHPWLRLLDTPGPRPSDQHSDMPGPHPPLFLVHAAGGTTAVYRSLVERLGGEQLVYGLERVEEARTVVEKARRYAEAVATVHPDGPCLLGGWSFGGFVAQEAARQLTAAGRDVRLVVLLDSVRPLPCPEGTAAERIRAHFTGFARHVAHTYGVELALPYDELAATEDDGERVDTVLRALREAADVPQAVLDHQRASYLDLRIGETHRPGRHDGRVVLYRATEPAPHTVRDPAYERDDEALGWDEVCPRLAVVPVTGHHLSLLDPPYVDEIAAHLRRELAGETR, via the coding sequence ATGAGGGTCGTGGCGGACGACGAGGGCGGGCCACGGCGGCCGGTCGGCGGCGGCGGCGGCGGCGGCGAGGAACGCCTGGTGCGGCGGCTGATCGCCGAGCAGGTGGCCGCCTGGAGCGGTGGGGCCGCCGGGGACGTACCGATGGACCGGCCGCTGGCGGATCTCGGGATGTCCTCACGGGACGCGGTCGTCCTCGCCGGGGAACTGTCCCGGGCGACGGGTCGTGAGCTGCCGGCGACGCTGTTGTGGGAGGCGTCCACGGGGGACGCGCTGGTGGCGCGGCTGTGCGGTGCGGAGACGGCCGTCGCCCCGGTGGCGGCCCCGCCCCGGGAGTCACCCACGCTCGGTGAGCCGGTCGCGGTCGTCGGGGTCGGCTGTCGGCTGCCCGGGGGTGTGCACGGCCCGGCGGAGTACTGGCGGTTGCTCCGCGAGGGTGCCGACGCGATCCGGCGGGTGCCGGAGGACCGGTGGCGGGACTTCACGGCCTACCCGCCCGCCGACGCGCTCCCGTACGGCGGCTACCTGGACGACATCGCCGGGTTCGACGCGGACTTCTTCCGCGTCACCCCGCGCGAGGCCGCCGTGATGGACCCGCAGCAGCGGATCCTCCTGGAGGTCGTCCAGGAGGCCCTCGACCACGCCGCCGTCCCGGCCGCGTCCCTCGCGGGCAGCGCCACCGGTGTCTTCGTCGGGGTCTCCGCGCCCGAGTACGGACAACTGACCGGCGCCGACCCGGCCGCCGTCGACCCCTGGGCGCCGGCCGGCGGCGCGCTGAGCGTGGCGGCGGGCCGGCTGGCGTACGTCCTGGACACTCGGGGGCCGAGCATGGCCGTCGACACCGCGTGTTCGTCGTCGCTGGTGGCCGTGCACCAGGCGTGCGTCAGCCTGCGCACGGGCGAGAGTGATCTCGCGATCGCCGCCGGGGTCAATCTGCTGCTCTCCCCGACGGTCACGGTCGCGTTCCGGCGGGCGGGCGCCCTCGCGCCGGACGGGCGGTGCAAGCCGTTCTCGGCGGCGGCCGACGGAATCGGCCGGGGTGAGGGCTGCGCGGCCGTGCTGCTGAAGCGGCTGTCCGACGCCGAGCGGGACGGCGACCGTGTCCTCGCCGTCGTCCGCGCCACCGCCGTCAACTCCGACGGCCGCTCCAACGGCCTGCTGGCCCCCAACCCGGCTGCCCAGCAGGCCCTGCTGAGCACCGCCTACGCGCGCGCCGGGCTCGACCCGACACACATCGACCACGTCGAGGCGCACGGCACCGGCACCCCGCTGGGCGACCCGATCGAGGCGGGCGCGCTCGGCGCGGTGCTCGGTACGGGCCGCGACCCCGACCAGCCGCTGCTCCTCGGCTCCGTCAAGGGCAACCTGGGCCACCTGGAGTCCGCAGCGGGCATCGCCGGCCTGGTGAAGACGGTGCTCGCACTCCACCACGATCTGATTCCGCCCTCGCTGCACTGCGCCGAGGGCAGCGCCTTGGAGGACGACGTACGGCTGCGGGTCGTGACGGAGGCCGAGCCGTGGCCCCGGTACGGCGGTACGGCCACCGCCGGGGTCTCCGGGTTCGGGTTCGGCGGCACCAACGCCCACGCGGTCCTGGAGGAGTGGCGGCCCGGCGCCCCGCTCCCACCCCAGGCCGGGGAACCCCCGGCCCGCCTCCACCTCCTCTCCGACATCGACACCGCCCGCGTCCGTGACACCGCCGCCCGGCTGGCGGACTGGCTCGGCACGGCCGAGGGGGACGCCGTGCGCCCCGCCGACGTGGCGCGCACACTCGCCGGGCGTGCGGGGCGGGGGCCGGTGCGCGCCGCGATCGTGGCCGGCGACCGTGCCGAACTGGTGGACGGGCTGGGCGCGTTGTCTCGGAAGAGCCCCCACGCGCGGGTCGTGGTGGGCGACCGGGATCTCGTCGGACGCGGCCCGGTGTGGGTCTTCTCCGGGTACGGCAGCCAGTGGTCCGGCATGGGTCGTCGGCTGCTCGCCGAGGAACCCGCCTTCGCCGCGGCCGTGGAGAAGCTGGACGCGCAACTGGCCCCCGAGTGCGGGCTCTCCCTCTACGACCACCTGGCCACGGGCGGTCGCCTCGACCGTCTGGAGGTCGCCCAACCCGTCCTCTTCGGCTTTCAGATGGCGCTGGCCGAGCTGTGGCGGGCGCACGGGGTCGAGCCCGTCGCCGTCATCGGCCACTCCCTGGGGGAGGTGGCGGCCGCGGTGTGCGCGGGCGCGCTGGAGGTGTCGGACGCGGCCCGCGTCGTCGCCGTACGGTCCCGGCTGCTCAGCGGGCTGCGGGGCGGGGCGATGGCCGTGGTGGACCTTGAGGACGGCGAACTCGACGCCCTGGAGCGGGACTTCCCGGGCGTGTATGTCGCCGTGCACTCCTCGCCCGGCCAGAAGGTGGTCACCGGGGAGGAGGAGGCGGTGGCCCGACTGGTGAACCGGCTGGAGGGGGAGGGTCGGGCCGCGCGGGCGATGCGGGTGGCCGGGGCGGGTCACTCCCCCCAGGTGGATCCGCTGCTCGACGAGTTGGCGGCAGAGCTGGCGGACATCCGGGGCGGGCTCCCCCGCGTCCCCGTCTACTCCACCGTGCTGGACGACCCGCGCGGTGACTGTGTGTTCGACGCCGCGCACTGGGCCGCGAACCTGCGGCGGCCCGTGCGTCTCGACCGGGCGGTCGCCGCTGCCGTCGCCGACGGCCACACCGCGTTCGTCGAACTCTCCCCCCACCCGGTCCTGACCCGCGCGATCACGGACACCGCCCCCGGAACCCTCGCCCTCGGCACCCTCCACCGCGACGCCGACACCTCCGCCGACTTCCTCACCCAGGTGGGCACCCTGCACACCGCCGGGTACCGGCTTCCCCTGCCGCCGGGCCGCGTCATCGACCTGCCCGGGCCGCGCTGGCGGCATGTGCGGCACTGGTGGACCGATGGGAGAGCGGGGGTCACGGCGCCGGAATCGTCAACCGCGTGGACAGAGGGGCGCCGCGAGCCCGGCAGGGACCCCGTGACGGCAGGGGACCGCATGGTGTCCGGACGGCACATGCCGGAAGCGGACCGCACGGCGGCAGGGAGCCACGCCGACGCAGAGGGCCACGCCGGAGAAGGAGGCCACGCCAGGGAAGCGAGCCCCGGGCCGGCGGACAGCCGTGGGCCGGAAGGGTGGAGCGCGGCGGACGACACCTCCGTCTCCGCCCGCCTCTGCCACCACATCGCCGCCGTCACCGGGCACCCGCCGACCCGCATCACCCCGGCCACCGCCTTCGCCGAGCTGGGCCTGGACTCCCTGATGGCCGTGCGCATCCGCACCGCTCTTGAACGCGAGTTCGACATCGAGCTCCCCCTGCGTGACCTGCTGGGCGCCGCCACGGTCGAGGACACGACGGCCCGCATCCAGCGGGCGCTGCCCGGCGAGACGGCGTCGGCGGGGAACGGTCGGCGGGCGGTGCCGACGAAGGCCACATCGGCCGAAGGCCTCCAGGCGCAGCCGACGCATCCGGCTCCGGCCGGAGCCACCCGAGTCCCACCGCCGGCGAGGTCCCAGGACGAGGCCTCGCCCTCGCCGGCTCAGCGGGCCGTGGACATGGATGCCCTGCCGCAGGCCCCCCTCGCGATCGGCGAGGACACACGGGCGCGGGCCGAGGAGACATCACGTGAGGACTCCCTGCCCCAGCCCCACCGGACCCCCGGCCCTCACTCCCCGCTCCGCCCCCTCCGCACCTCCGGCCCCCACCCCTGGCTCCGGCTCCTCGACACCCCCGGCCCTCGACCCTCGGACCAGCACTCGGACATGCCCGGCCCTCACCCCCCTCTCTTCCTCGTCCACGCCGCCGGCGGCACCACCGCCGTCTACCGGTCCCTTGTGGAACGGCTCGGCGGGGAGCAGCTCGTGTACGGGCTGGAGCGGGTCGAGGAGGCCCGGACGGTCGTCGAGAAGGCGCGTCGTTACGCGGAGGCCGTGGCCACTGTGCACCCCGACGGGCCCTGCCTGCTGGGTGGTTGGTCGTTCGGCGGCTTCGTCGCCCAGGAGGCGGCGCGGCAGCTGACGGCCGCCGGGCGGGACGTGCGGCTGGTGGTGCTCCTCGATTCCGTACGGCCGCTCCCCTGCCCCGAAGGCACGGCGGCCGAGCGGATCCGCGCCCACTTCACCGGTTTCGCCCGCCATGTCGCCCACACGTACGGAGTTGAACTCGCCCTGCCGTACGACGAGTTGGCTGCGACGGAAGACGACGGCGAGCGCGTCGACACCGTGCTGCGGGCCCTGCGGGAGGCGGCCGACGTGCCGCAGGCGGTCCTCGATCACCAGCGGGCCTCCTATCTGGACCTGCGGATCGGCGAGACACACCGGCCGGGCCGTCACGACGGGCGAGTGGTGCTGTACCGAGCCACCGAGCCCGCCCCGCACACCGTGCGCGACCCCGCGTACGAGCGGGACGACGAGGCGCTCGGCTGGGACGAGGTGTGCCCGCGCCTGGCCGTCGTCCCGGTCACGGGCCACCATCTGTCGCTGCTCGACCCGCCGTACGTGGACGAGATCGCCGCCCATCTGCGGCGAGAGCTCGCCGGGGAGACCCGCTGA
- a CDS encoding fatty acyl-AMP ligase has translation MDNRRPPLAPMFRSLPEYVRHWAETTPDRRAFTFVDHPSPHSRGVHRTLTWRRLDLRMRAVAARLAAKAEPGARVAVLCPQGTEYVTAFLGALAAGLIAVPLYPPGLPGQGDRLSAVLTDACPEVVVTTGHALAGVRELCEGRAVKVVAVDHVPDAAADNDDPWPSAPDDTAVAYLQYTSGSTRTPAGVEITHANVVANARQALSAYGADAHPVTFVGWLPLYHDMGLVLSVAAPVVRGLLSVLMDPVAFLHEPVRWLRLLAAHPRALSAAPNFAYDYCASTVTEAQKAGLRLDDVAALINGSEPVRPGTADRFHAAFAAQGLVPRTHCPSYGLAEATVFVSAARPGEPLRAFALDRDALATGKALPARPDDPRAVLLAGCGAPAGQRVRIADPVSRAALSEGEVGEIWVQGPNVGRGYRNQDRPTRRVFGAVLADATAGPGEWLRTGDLGTVLDGQLIVTGRLKDLIVVDGRNHYPQDVEATVQDAHPVVRRDRLAAFGVPGGSGERVVVVAEHTRTVPLADIDVPAFVRTVRAAVSARHGLRLSDVVVVPPGTVPRTSSGKVSRALTRDRYLAGAYAVGVVG, from the coding sequence ATGGACAACCGCCGCCCCCCGCTCGCGCCCATGTTCCGCAGTCTGCCGGAGTATGTGCGGCACTGGGCCGAGACCACCCCCGACCGCCGGGCCTTCACCTTCGTCGACCATCCCTCGCCGCACTCACGGGGCGTCCACCGCACCCTGACCTGGCGCAGGCTCGACCTGCGGATGCGGGCCGTGGCCGCCCGGCTCGCGGCGAAGGCCGAGCCCGGGGCGCGGGTCGCGGTGCTGTGCCCGCAGGGGACGGAGTACGTCACCGCCTTCCTCGGGGCGCTCGCCGCCGGCCTGATCGCCGTACCGCTGTACCCGCCCGGTCTGCCGGGACAGGGCGACCGGCTGTCGGCGGTCCTGACGGACGCGTGCCCGGAGGTCGTCGTCACGACGGGCCACGCCCTCGCCGGGGTGCGGGAGTTGTGCGAGGGCCGGGCGGTCAAGGTCGTCGCCGTCGACCACGTGCCGGACGCCGCCGCCGACAACGACGACCCGTGGCCGTCCGCGCCCGACGACACCGCCGTCGCCTACCTCCAGTACACCTCCGGCTCGACCCGCACCCCGGCGGGCGTCGAGATCACCCACGCCAATGTCGTCGCCAACGCCCGCCAGGCGCTGTCGGCCTATGGCGCCGACGCGCATCCGGTGACCTTCGTGGGCTGGCTGCCGCTGTACCACGACATGGGGCTCGTGCTGAGTGTCGCGGCGCCGGTCGTGCGGGGGCTGCTGTCGGTGCTCATGGATCCGGTGGCCTTCCTGCACGAGCCCGTGCGCTGGCTGCGGCTGCTGGCCGCGCACCCGCGCGCGCTGAGCGCGGCGCCCAACTTCGCCTACGACTACTGCGCCTCGACGGTCACCGAGGCGCAGAAGGCCGGGCTGCGGCTGGACGACGTCGCCGCGCTGATCAACGGCAGTGAGCCGGTCCGCCCCGGCACGGCCGACCGTTTCCACGCCGCGTTCGCCGCGCAGGGTCTCGTCCCGCGGACACACTGTCCGTCGTACGGACTGGCCGAGGCGACCGTCTTCGTCAGTGCCGCCCGGCCCGGGGAGCCGTTGCGCGCGTTCGCGCTCGACCGTGACGCCCTGGCCACCGGGAAGGCCCTGCCCGCTCGGCCCGACGATCCGAGGGCGGTGCTGCTGGCCGGCTGCGGGGCGCCGGCCGGCCAGCGGGTGCGGATCGCCGACCCGGTGTCGCGGGCCGCCCTGTCCGAGGGCGAGGTCGGCGAGATCTGGGTGCAGGGCCCCAACGTGGGGCGGGGCTACCGGAACCAGGACCGGCCGACGCGGCGGGTCTTCGGCGCCGTACTCGCCGATGCGACGGCGGGGCCGGGCGAGTGGCTGCGGACCGGCGACCTGGGGACGGTCCTGGACGGGCAGTTGATCGTCACCGGGCGGCTGAAGGACCTCATCGTCGTCGACGGGCGCAACCACTACCCGCAGGACGTGGAGGCCACGGTCCAGGACGCGCATCCGGTCGTACGGCGGGACCGGCTGGCCGCGTTCGGTGTGCCGGGCGGCTCCGGGGAGCGGGTGGTCGTCGTCGCGGAGCACACGCGCACCGTGCCGCTCGCCGACATCGACGTACCCGCCTTCGTGCGGACCGTACGCGCGGCCGTCTCCGCCCGGCACGGGCTGCGGCTCTCCGACGTCGTCGTCGTCCCGCCGGGCACGGTGCCCCGTACGTCCAGCGGGAAGGTCTCACGGGCGCTGACCCGTGACCGCTATCTGGCGGGTGCGTATGCGGTGGGGGTCGTGGGATGA
- a CDS encoding acyl-CoA carboxylase subunit beta: MPDPLTERTADRTADRIADLEARRVRAVAPVGPRRRGEYGARERIDLLLDAGSFTETGLFVRARPTGEAAGRPYGDGVVTGHGTIDGRPVCVFAQDATVFGGSMGEAFGEKTIALMDLALKTGCPVIGLNDGGGARIQEGVTSLALYAELVRRNVQASGVIPQISVVLGPCAGGAAYSPAITDFTVMVDGASHMFVTGPDVIETVTGERTSAEELGGARTSNTVNGNAHFLAADEVDALDTVRDLLSYLPANNLERPPQYAPGAPPAGPGLDTVVPDRLGEAYDMRDILRAVVDDGELLEVHELFAPNIICAFALVEGGAVGVVANQPLHAAGVLDIDASEKAARFVRFCDAFSIPLLTFADVPGYLSGVRQEQAGIIRRGAKLLYAYAEATVPKVTVVVRKAYGGGYAVMGSKHLGADINLAWPTARIAVMGAEGAVGVLHRRELAAAADPEALRAGLVTAYESTYGTPYLAAERGYVDAVIAPSDTRAHICRALRALRGKRAPMPARRHGNIPL, translated from the coding sequence GTGCCCGACCCGCTCACTGAACGAACCGCCGACCGGACCGCCGACCGCATCGCCGACCTGGAGGCCCGCCGGGTCCGGGCGGTCGCGCCGGTCGGGCCCAGGAGACGCGGGGAGTACGGCGCCCGGGAGCGGATCGATCTGCTGCTGGACGCGGGCTCGTTCACGGAGACGGGCCTGTTCGTACGGGCCCGCCCCACCGGGGAAGCCGCCGGACGTCCGTACGGCGACGGGGTGGTCACCGGGCACGGCACGATCGACGGCCGGCCCGTCTGTGTCTTCGCCCAGGACGCCACGGTGTTCGGCGGCAGCATGGGCGAGGCCTTCGGCGAGAAGACCATCGCGTTGATGGACCTCGCCCTGAAGACGGGCTGTCCGGTCATCGGCCTCAACGACGGTGGCGGCGCCCGCATCCAGGAAGGTGTCACCTCGCTCGCCCTCTACGCCGAACTGGTACGCCGCAACGTGCAGGCGTCCGGTGTGATCCCGCAGATCTCGGTCGTCCTGGGCCCGTGCGCCGGCGGGGCCGCGTACTCGCCCGCCATCACCGACTTCACCGTGATGGTGGACGGCGCCTCGCACATGTTCGTCACCGGGCCCGACGTCATCGAGACGGTCACCGGCGAGCGCACCAGCGCCGAGGAACTGGGCGGCGCCCGTACCAGCAACACCGTCAACGGCAACGCCCACTTCCTCGCCGCCGACGAGGTGGACGCCCTCGACACCGTGCGCGACCTGCTGTCGTATCTGCCCGCCAACAACCTGGAGCGGCCCCCGCAGTACGCGCCGGGGGCCCCGCCCGCCGGGCCGGGTCTCGACACGGTCGTGCCGGACCGGCTCGGGGAGGCCTACGACATGCGGGACATCCTGCGCGCGGTCGTCGACGACGGCGAACTCCTGGAAGTGCACGAGTTGTTCGCGCCGAACATCATCTGCGCGTTCGCTCTGGTCGAGGGTGGCGCGGTCGGCGTCGTCGCCAACCAGCCGCTCCACGCGGCCGGGGTCCTCGACATCGACGCCTCCGAGAAGGCCGCGCGGTTCGTACGGTTCTGCGACGCGTTCAGCATCCCGCTGCTGACCTTCGCCGACGTCCCCGGCTATCTCTCCGGCGTCCGCCAGGAGCAGGCCGGCATCATCCGGCGCGGCGCGAAACTCCTGTACGCGTATGCCGAGGCGACCGTCCCCAAGGTCACGGTGGTGGTGCGCAAGGCGTACGGCGGCGGATACGCGGTGATGGGCTCCAAGCACCTGGGCGCCGACATCAATCTGGCCTGGCCCACCGCCCGGATCGCCGTCATGGGCGCCGAGGGCGCGGTGGGGGTCCTGCACCGGCGCGAACTCGCCGCCGCGGCCGACCCCGAGGCCCTGCGCGCCGGCCTCGTCACCGCGTACGAGAGCACGTACGGCACCCCGTACCTCGCCGCCGAGCGCGGCTATGTCGACGCCGTCATCGCCCCGAGCGACACCCGAGCCCACATCTGCCGCGCCCTGCGCGCCCTGCGCGGCAAGCGCGCCCCGATGCCGGCACGCCGCCACGGCAACATCCCGCTCTGA